TGCATTCTGATATATTTACCTTTGATGtatcttaattattttattttttgcttcaaTTCGAAGTTCAACAAAGTGAAGATCATGTACCAATTGCTTGAAAAAACTTCCTTTCAATTCGAGCATTGTTGGGACCTATTGAAGGACCAACTGAAATGGATGCAGCGTGGCACAAAGGATGAGATCAAGCGAAGGTCAATGATGTCCCAGACATATTCACGTACCTCAGCATTTGCAACTGATTCACCTAGTGATATAGAGGCCGAGAATGTTGTTGAGCATGATGTCATTGAATTGGATAGGCTAATTGGAAGAAAAGCTGAGAAAAAAAAGCGTAAGGCCCAAGAAAGGTCATCAGATGAAATTCTAGAGCTGAGCAAGCATAAGTTTACTCTCCTGGAGGAGTCGCGTAATCAAGAGAAAGAGCTTTTTCGACTTAAGGCCGAGAAGAtggcatgtgtgtgtgtgtgtgtgtgtgtgtgtgtgtgtgtgtgtgtgagagagagagagagagagagagagagagagagagagagagagagagagagagagagagagagataaaagtAAACAAGAGGACAAGAGACTGCAGTTGGAAAAAGAGAAGGTGGAAATCGCCAACTCAGAGCAGGAGGAGCAAATGATGTTGCTCGATGTGAGTACGTTGCCCTGCATTCAGCAAATATATTTCTAGCAACTTTAGATGGAGATATTGGCGAGACGAACTAGTTTGGATGGATGATTATCGGGCTTGAtgtaatttattcttttttcacAAAGGACATTTGTATaacttctaatttattgtttatATACCTAGTTGAATAGATAGATATTGAGATTGCATGTTGATGATTAACGTGGGGACATTTGGCACTTgttctattttataatttatatgtttaGCAAGTACGCAATGGAGACTGCATAAATGGATAGATGTTTCTTGTCATTAATCTCGATATTAAATGGATAGGAAATTCCTTTCTACTGTTGGGAATAAATCTcccattgatgttcaattaaATCTGTTTGCAGCTGATGATGTGCTGAGTTGTCTCTAATTTGATGATGGCGCTAAATGAAGTTCAGAAATTCTGAGGTTGGATTGTGTGACAGTTCTGGAATTTGATCATCAAGTTGATTGTACTCCATGTTTGGACCCCCACTATCATCACACTCGTTTTCAATGATCATGTCATGTAGaataacacatgctttcattatatttgtaagCTTATTGACTATAAAAATCTGAGGATGTCCAAGGACGATTGCAAATCATTGTTGAAGTATTCTGAATGCATGCTCGACATCTTTTCTTGCGGATTTTTGTGCTACGGCGAAATTTTTCTTCGTATTTCCTTGGGGTTGTGGAATTGTCTTCACAAACGTTGCccacttgggataaataccaTTCGCAAGGTAGTACCTCATAGTGTACTCATTATCGTTTATTGTGTAATTGACTGGAGAAGCATGCCCTTGGgcaaattttgtgaaaataaaatatttctctagcACATTAATATCGTTATGTGAACTAAgcataccaaaaaatgcatgccatattcaaagatcatatgaagcaactgcttctaaaataatagttggttcataGATATAGCCAGAGTACATACCTTTCTAGACAGCGGGACAGTTTTTTCACTTCTAATGCATGCAATCAATACTTCCGAGCATTCCTGGGAATTCTCGTTGTTCACCAACCGCAAGCAATCGAGCAATATCATCAGCATTTGGAGACACAAATATTTATCTGAAACAACACTTAACATTGTCTTGCAAAATCTCTTTAGGCTCTCCATTGCGGTGTTTTCACCAATAcatatgtattcatccataaaatctgtAGTAACCCTATATGCCGGCATTCTAAGGGCTGTAGTTATCTTTTACATAGAAGATAACCTGAGTCTTTCAGAATTATTTCTTTTCTGGACGAAGTATGGCTTGTAAGCTtctacctcatttagaatacgaagAAATAGGAGATGACTCATCCGAAATCTTTTTTGAAATAGGTTTGAGGGATATACTCGATTTTCTATGAAATAATCACGGAATAAGTGCTTGTGTTCTTAAATATGATCACGCCTAATAAATTTATGATGTTAGCGATTGCCACGATGCCTCGATGACTCTCTATCGGCCTCGGCATTAAGAATAGCCTCTAACTCATTTTCAGGTGATAAGTATGTGAGTAATTTGTGAAAGAATGAATAAACCATTTGATGAAAGGGAATTGGAGACGAGGGGGAATGTTAAATTTCAATTCTTAGATCAAATGAGACTTGGGTTTGAGAACGTGAATGCTACTAGAATGCGTATTTATAGAGTAAAAAGTTACCGTTACTTATATGACAAAACATGTTACCGTTGGAAAAAAGACAAATAAGTTACCGTTGGAGAAAGGATAAAATATGTTATCGTTGGAGgtagaaattgaaaatgttaTTATATTACCTTTGGAGaaaggacaaaaaatattactgttGATACAGGGAGAACAAAGAATGTTACCGTTGgagaaatgaaaaaagattcTCAAGACAATATGTAGATGCATGATGCTGTTAaagaaacttgaaaaaatattactgttatatgaaaatgaaaaaaatgttaccattaGACAAATGCAAATCAAATATTACTCAAGTATATGcagataaaatcaaataaacaaaacaccACCGCATtgaaaaattcatatattttattaaagtattatttttaatattgatgttggtttgaaaaataatattgtattcaAGGAAAAAAATCGTATAAGTATTTATAAATGAATTTAGaatgtgatatttgaaaagaaaagaataagacaaaataattagtaattaaaaatgaaaatagaagttaaaaaaataataataaagaaataatagaataatattattttaataaaatagaaaaataatatggcATAAGATGTACGAGAATTCgagaatttttaataaaaagtaaaatttattataaatttataaagagcATAccttttagctaaaatttaagaaaaatttcaaGGGGACGTGGATGCTCTAAGATGTATTAGCATTGGTTTGGCCAAATTTATCTTCAAATTTGGTCAATATCAACACTTTTTTACATTTGCCCACTCCATCAAAATTCAATCTCTACATTGGATTAACcatttattctctatataataataaaatattattaaattaataaattttttatttaatttattttctcacattttgtaattctatcaattaaatgttaataataattattatattatatttaataattatattatattacattaatattattatattataattaaattaatattaaaaaagtattattaaatgttaataatacttatattctaattaaattaatattagaaagagtattattaaatgttaataataattatattgtattaaattaatattacaaaaaagtattattaaatgttaatagtaattatattctaattaaattaatattaaaaaagtattattaaatgttaatagtaattatattctaattaaattaatatttaaaaaagtattattaaatgttaataataattatattctaattaaattaatattaaaaaaatattattaaatgttaataataattatattctaaatgttaaatgttaattatattctaattaatttaatttatttgtttggaatgataaattaatattttaatgtttgatgaatGAGTAGTGATTTTCCATCTTTAGCTAATCACTGTAacaaaagtctaaattattttagactTATCCAATCTAATGTGAAGGATTTTTGAgtcaaattatgtaaaatttggtCAAACATTTCATTTGACTAAGTCAATGTGAATGCTCCTGAGATGTATACACATAGGTGCAACTTGCCGTTCCCTCCATGTATTTCCTCTTGTCTGCATTTACCATACAATACTTTCTCCCAAGCAGAAGGAGATAAACCATAAGAAAACTGAAAACCAATGGCCGAAGCCTGTACCTATTCTTTTGTATTCTCTCTATTGTTCTCCCTCTTAGAAACATCCATTGCGCTGGACACTCTTCCTTCCAGTCAATCTATCAGAGACGGCGACACATTAGTTTCAGCCGGTGGGAGATTTGAAATGGGATTTTTCAGTCCAGGCAGTTCAAAAAGCCGATACGTCGGAATATGGTACGcgatatcttctgggacagtcgTATGGGTGGCTAACAGAGACACTCCGCTTAAAGATCACTCCGGAGTTTTAACGGTCACCGATGAAGGAGTTCTTACCCTTCTCAATAGCACAAATCACGTTGTTTGGTCAACTAATACATCAAGAACAGCAGAAATTAATCCAGTCGCACAGCTCCTGGATACTGGAAATCTTGTTGTGAAAGATAGAAATGTTGATGATCCAGAGAGATTGTTGTGGCAGAGTTTTGATTATCCTTGTGACACATTACTACCGGAAATGAAGCTTGGaaggaacttgaaaactggtcTAGATAGATTCATATCATCTTGGAAGAGCACGGAAGATCCTGCTCGAGGTGATTTTTCACTAAGGTTAGATCCTCGTGGGCTTCCGCAAATAGTTCTGATGAAGGGGAATACGATAAAGGGTAGAGTAGGGTCATGGAATGGTCGTCGTTTTACGGGATATCCGGGCTCAAGTTGGAATCCAGTCTTCGAGTATGAATTCGTGATGAATCGGAACGAGGTGTATTTAGAGTACAAACTCGTAAACACTTctgttttttcaagaactaTAATGAACCCATCTGGCGTTGCGCAGCGGTTTATGTGGGTGGATCGAACACGCAGTTGGGAGCTTTACGCCGCATCCGTGGCAGACGCGTGTCAAAATTATGCATTCTGTGGTGCATACGCTACCTGCGATGGCGATAAGTCTCCTGCATGTGCATGCTTGGAAGGATTCTTACCCAAGTCTCCAAAAGATTGGAAATCAATAGATTGGTCTGATGGATGTGTTCGAAGGACTCCATTGGTATGCAATATTGGAGATGGCTTCCTCAAGTACACGTGGTTGAATTTGCCCGACACATCTTCCTCCTGGTTTAATGCGACATTGAGCCTCGATGAATGCGAGGGATTGTGCTTGAAAAACTGCTCTTGCACAGCATATTCCAATTTAGATATTAGGGGAAAAGGGAGTGGCTGCTTGCTTTGGTTTGGGAAACTGAGTGACATAGCTGTGTACTCTCAGGGTGGGCAAGAGCTATACATAAAGATGGCCCGTTCAGAACTAGGTactttttacttctttttttctttgaaaaattaaaaaaaaaattgctctgAATTTTGCTCTTTTACAATGAATAGAGGATAGCTCGGACAACATCGCCTAGTCAGCATGTTCAAAATTAATCCGCGTTTTGATGAATGGTCAGATATAAGATTGATTAGAACTCTAACTCCGTTGGCAGAAAATTATGGGAAAAAGAGGAACACCGGCAAGATAAAACGAGCAGGAATCATGGCCGGCGCTGCAGTATTAGTCAGTGGAATTCTAACACTTGGAGTGATCTCATACATACGGAAGAAGAAGTCTACTTTCAAAGGTAAAGCTATATTTATAAGGCTAAGAAATTTCTTTAGTTCATAACTTAGAATTGCATTTGAGTAGCTTGCATTCAGTAGTTCTTCTGTTCAAGAAAATCGTGCCCAATTCAGTTCCTAATATTCCAGGAATCGCAAAGAGAAGACTCGAGAAAGATTGTGAAAATGAAGGACTGAAGGAACACATTGAGTTATCGATAATTGATTTGATAGCCATAGCTAATGCGACTAATAACTTTTCAAGCAACAACAAGCTGGGAGAAGGTGGATTTGGACCTGTGTATAAGGTAGACCAAAAATATCCTCACCATTTGTGAAGTTATTATTTTGGAACGCATTTCCTAACCTCTTGATTTTCAGGGAACCCTACCAGAAGGGCAAGTGATAGCTGTGAAGAGGCTTTCAATGAATTCTGGACAAGGACATAAGGAGTTCATAAATGAAGTCAAATTAATTGCTAAACTTCAGCACCGCAATCTTGTAAAGCTTCTAGGGTGTTGCAcagaagaaaatgagaaaattttgatttatgaATACATGCCTAACAAAAACTTGGAGTCctttatttttggtttgagCTCTGACCCTTCTAAAAAGCAGGAAATTCATGTCTGGTTATCTTTTTCAgttaatgaaatttttattgagAATTGAGCAAGGTTTGTACTGACATGAAAGGTGAACTTGGACAGACCAGACAAAGAGCAAATTA
This Carya illinoinensis cultivar Pawnee chromosome 11, C.illinoinensisPawnee_v1, whole genome shotgun sequence DNA region includes the following protein-coding sequences:
- the LOC122280932 gene encoding G-type lectin S-receptor-like serine/threonine-protein kinase At4g27290, with product MAEACTYSFVFSLLFSLLETSIALDTLPSSQSIRDGDTLVSAGGRFEMGFFSPGSSKSRYVGIWYAISSGTVVWVANRDTPLKDHSGVLTVTDEGVLTLLNSTNHVVWSTNTSRTAEINPVAQLLDTGNLVVKDRNVDDPERLLWQSFDYPCDTLLPEMKLGRNLKTGLDRFISSWKSTEDPARGDFSLRLDPRGLPQIVLMKGNTIKGRVGSWNGRRFTGYPGSSWNPVFEYEFVMNRNEVYLEYKLVNTSVFSRTIMNPSGVAQRFMWVDRTRSWELYAASVADACQNYAFCGAYATCDGDKSPACACLEGFLPKSPKDWKSIDWSDGCVRRTPLVCNIGDGFLKYTWLNLPDTSSSWFNATLSLDECEGLCLKNCSCTAYSNLDIRGKGSGCLLWFGKLSDIAVYSQGGQELYIKMARSELENYGKKRNTGKIKRAGIMAGAAVLVSGILTLGVISYIRKKKSTFKGIAKRRLEKDCENEGLKEHIELSIIDLIAIANATNNFSSNNKLGEGGFGPVYKGTLPEGQVIAVKRLSMNSGQGHKEFINEVKLIAKLQHRNLVKLLGCCTEENEKILIYEYMPNKNLESFIFDQTKSKLLDWRKRIDIIGGIAKGLLYLHEDSRLRVIHRDLKASNILLDMNMNPKISDFGLARSFRGDQIMSKTHRIVGTYGYMSPEYAVHGQYSVKSDVFSFGVLVLEILSGKKNRGFCHPDHHLNLLGHAWRLWIVDRAMELIDESVGDAHTRSEVLRLIQVGLLCVQQRPEDRPNMSSVVLMLSSEILLPIPRQPGFYSDLLVADSTSSNNAAYSANGISISTFEAR